The Christiangramia salexigens genome includes the window TAAAAGGTCTGCGGAGATTACAGCTATCATACTCAAATATAAGAAAATTAAGTTTAAAACCTTATAATCTTATTATATAAGTCAATAAACTTATATTTAATTGATGTGATTTAACCTGATATTAAATATTTCCTAAATCTTCGATAAGACGAAAATGCTTATTTAATTTTAATTCGAATCAAGAAAATTAAGTTAACATGATTGCTAGTAAAGAAGAATTATATCTCAAATGTCTGGATACCGTAGACCGCCAGATCAAGAAGTATCAAAATGAAATGGATCAGATCAAAGAATCCATGGAAAATAATGATGCACATACAGATTACGATGAAGACGATAGTAAGGGACAGTTATTGGGAGATTTCGAAAAATACGCTGAATACCTTGATAATTCGAGGAAAATGAAGGAAAAATTAAGCAGGATAGATAAGACCCACTATAGCGAAGTGATCGACTTTGGAAGTGTGGTAGAAACTTCAGATAATTATTACTTTATATCTGTAGCCCTCGGTAAAATAACTCTGGATGAAGGCAGTACAGTATATGCTATCTCAACCGACGCTCCAATTTTTAAGGAAATGAAAGGGAAAAAGGCTGGAGATAAATTTTCATTTAACGATAAGGAACAGGAGATTAAAGAAGTTCATTAATCCCTATTCAGGATACTCAATTCGCAGATGGTAAATATTCTTAAGTTTTCGCTTAAGGATCTTTTTTACCATCTGTATTTCCTTAAAGGTGATGTTAGAATTAAGGAATTGCCCTTCATCCATTTGCTTATCTATTATCTTTTCCACGAAGTTGTCTATGAGTACTGCGGTCGGCTCTTTTAAACTTTTACTGGCAGCTTCAACACTATCACACATCATTAATATTGCCGTTTCCTTGCTGAAAGGAATTGGACCGGGATATCTGAAATCTTCTGAAGAAGCATTCTCATTAGCTTCTTT containing:
- a CDS encoding transcription elongation factor → MIASKEELYLKCLDTVDRQIKKYQNEMDQIKESMENNDAHTDYDEDDSKGQLLGDFEKYAEYLDNSRKMKEKLSRIDKTHYSEVIDFGSVVETSDNYYFISVALGKITLDEGSTVYAISTDAPIFKEMKGKKAGDKFSFNDKEQEIKEVH